A region of Lycium barbarum isolate Lr01 chromosome 1, ASM1917538v2, whole genome shotgun sequence DNA encodes the following proteins:
- the LOC132607198 gene encoding chromatin modification-related protein EAF1 A-like isoform X3, which yields MLFDGENKFVGGDRGYRHPPRSNVTPSGQSSKFEESQNAKEVGKSTAFGIPKKAYKRRYRPRPNHDSARSGSSDIARGGHATSLPSQHFPGDVKRLVSDSDKDQNSSLNIAQPPSPNGGMPLKTMPSDNQLDLEVDGVKAAESTTDFKKDDLLDTVPDASASRGLLDDQHDQNSLTGVQEMPIQEAPEKPQLSLVKERVGSAGLDCQPHTTEREIENDSSLMNGFSSGKEFKKSFANEAENSGAALGAKRLDSESSCTQTSLSLDGHNDSEMCTNLNILDSNGNLNGQLVVPDGTPVTESDVKVNTEIKAVMNSGLNNENFNSGSHNRQSNGCVPKSPEELVNTVSNLPSETKDKLITERMEEVGPSESESARKCTVLKTEDSNPQNVCNVGIQGMIDTCIPENSECVSETRVSNLAPEGQAPRIHGDEDSILKEAQIIEAKRKRIAELSAVTCPLEYGRKSHWDYVLEEMVWLANDFAQERLWKITAAGQICHKVAFNSRLRFREQNRIWEQKKVAHNVAKAVMDFWHSIEGKSQKMEFPRPKKDYTNAIRGYAMRFLKYNDSDVPKSQAEAPSTPDGISDWGIMDTSSEDHLTEVNLFYPVLPGAMDSYRKSIEAHVQLCEKTGNMQEEVETSGCDAVTDCAYEMVEGETSAYDRTVALEGNKSSRFPQKTRKIHLKGYSGRPYDGGADILFTQCVENRVGSHQSVLLGKRPASTLNVSIPTKRVRTASRQRVVSPFDATTPGFVQLPIKTDASSGDTGSFQDDQCTLHGGSNMNSLEVESVGDYEKQLLFDSAEVSKPKKKKKPKFLGSAYGQRWQGDSNYQTNQRDHSRKRLESHQLVSNGSSGLFGQHNAKKPKMLRQSLENSFENNAPIGGSIPSPVASQMSNMSNPNKLMRMLSGRDRSRKAKTLKMPAGQAGSGSPWSLFEDQALVVLVHDMGPNWELVSDAINSTLQFKCIYRKPNECKERHKILMDRTTGDGADSAEDSGSSQPYPSTLPGIPKGSARQLFQRLQGPMEEDTLKSHFEKIILIGKKYLLRKTQGENYDLKQLQQPHDSQMHALSQLCPSNLNGGPILTPLDLCDAPSSSPDFLPVGFEGPHSSGLSISSQGGGSMLPASGASSGVQASSNMIPGSNFPSASSSPLNASVRDGRYAVPRSVSFPVDEQQRSQQYNQILSGGNMLSNISAPGALAGSDSGGARTHPSGNSTGTLTGFNRSMPMARPGFQGIASSSMLNSGSMLSSGTVAMPSTVNMHSGVSSTQANSMVRPRDVLHMIRPSQNQEAKRQMIAPELQIKASQGSSQGVPLFGGLSSSFPNQTASSPVSPHPLHHQQPHVMSSQQPLVHSPRHPHLQGAGHATNPQHQAYAIRIARERHLKQRLLQQQQQQLSNTPPHLPIPSSLQNSPPITSQTSSPPVSRSSLASPASMSPVPQHQLKHPFPAHGLGRAAQPGGSSLITQMGKQRPPQTGQQQLQNANRHHPPQRQQSDSQKQAKVLKGVGRGKSMMHQNIQIDPSLSDGLPTDQVNQSAEKGEQATQLVQGQGVYAGPGCSLVQPAKQKVSQQQHPHSQSYSGQVPLSKKQQIHSNSDNTNQGLASSSVSGPNLPHQSAPTSVVGSSNHRVLMHPQQQVQLRPKLMTQSQAALQGVLQRKRSLNSEPPNKLQAGEPESEQRNICNTSQIGKTPLQDSNNVTNATEVSVPGATQMKAAVPSLDSIGTPPTNSAGNETVPEVNQGVSQMQSSGLSSVGRDASVQWKQKSSELHPPSPVTQPPSHQQQQQWPPLQHPDQAGNRSLLARPSES from the exons TTCAGATAAGGACCAGAACTCGTCTTTGAATATTGCACAGCCTCCTAGTCCAAATGGTGGTATGCCTCTCAAGACTATGCCTTCTGATAATCAGCTGGACTTAGAAGTAGATGGTGTTAAAGCTGCAGAGTCAACTACTGACTTTAAGAAAGATGATTTGCTGGATACTGTTCCTGATGCTAGTGCTTCCAGAGGTTTGCTCGATGACCAACATGATCAGAACTCACTCACTGGTGTCCAGGAAATGCCTATTCAGGAAGCTCCTGAAAAGCCTCAATTGTCACTGGTAAAGGAAAGGGTAGGTTCTGCTGGTCTTGATTGTCAGCCACATACAACTGAAAGAGAGATTGAAAATGATTCCAGCCTAATGAATGGGTTCAGCAGTGGAAAAGAATTTAAGAAAAGCTTCGCAAATGAAGCTGAAAATAGTGGTGCGGCACTGGGCGCAAAGCGTTTAGATTCGGAGTCTTCGTGCACCCAGACTAGTCTTAGTCTAGATGGACATAATGATAGTGAAATGTGTACCAACCTGAATATTTTAGATTCCAACGGCAACTTAAACGGACAACTGGTAGTGCCAGATGGCACGCCAGTTACTGAAAGTGATGTTAAGGTAAATACTGAGATTAAAGCTGTCATGAATAGTGGTTTAAATAATGAGAATTTTAATTCTGGTAGCCACAATCGCCAAAGTAATGGATGTGTACCCAAGTCACCAGAAGAACTTGTTAATACTGTATCAAATTTGCCAAGTGAGACAAAAGATAAACTTATCACGGAAAGAATGGAAGAAGTAGGCCCATCTGAATCAGAAAGCGCAAGAAAATGTACAGTGCTTAAAACTGAAGATTCCAACCCCCAAAACGTTTGTAATGTTGGAATTCAGGGTATGATTGATACCTGTATACCAGAGAACTCTGAGTGTGTATCAGAGACTAGAGTTTCAAACCTAGCTCCCGAGGGACAAGCACCTAGGATCCACGGTGATGAAGACTCGATCTTGAAAGAGGCACAGATTATAGAG GCGAAGCGTAAAAGAATTGCAGAATTATCTGCTGTTACCTGTCCATTGGAGTATGGTCGAAAATCTCACTGGGATTATGTACTTGAAGAAATGGTTTGGCTGGCTAATGATTTTGCTCAG GAACGTCTCTGGAAGATAACTGCTGCAGGTCAGATATGTCACAAAGTTGCCTTTAACTCACGGTTGAGATTCAGAGAACAAAATCGCATTTGGGAGCAAAAAAAGGTAGCTCACAACGTGGCCAAAGCTGTCATGGATTTCTGGCACTCTATCGAG GGGAAAAGCCAAAAAATGGAGTTCCCAAGACCCAAAAAGGATTACACTAATGCTATTAGGGGGTATGCTATGAGATTTCTGAAGTACAATGACTCAGATGTTCCAAAAAGTCAAGCTGAGGCTCCATCGACTCCAGACGGGATATCTGACTGGGGAATCATGGACACATCATCAGAAGACCATTTGACTGAG GTGAACCTCTTCTACCCTGTTCTGCCTGGAGCAATGGATTCTTACAGAAAATCTATCGAGGCTCATGTGCAACTTTGTGAG AAGACAGGTAATATGCAAGAGGAGGTGGAGACATCTGGATGTGATGCAGTTACAG ATTGTGCATATGAAATGGTTGAAGGAGAAACAAGTGCATATGATCGAACAGTTGCCTTAGAAGGTAACAAATCGTCAAGATTTCCCCAGAAGACGCGGAAGATCCACCTGAAGGGTTACAGTGGTAGACCATACGACGGTGGTGCTGATATACTATTTACACAGTGCGTGGAAAATAGAGTTGGAAGTCATCAATCTGTGCTGCTGGGGAAACGGCCGGCTAGCACCCTTAATGTGTCTATTCCGACCAAGCGTGTGCGTACTGCTTCTAGGCAGAGAGTTGTTAGTCCATTCGATGCAACAACACCTGGTTTTGTTCAGTTGCCAATCAAAACAGATGCTTCAAGTGGTGATACTGGTTCATTTCAGGATGATCAGTGTACATTGCATGGTGGATCAAATATGAATAGCTTGGAGGTTGAATCCGTGGGTGATTATGAAAAGCAGTTACTATTCGACTCTGCTGAAGTATCAAAacctaaaaagaagaaaaaaccaaAGTTTCTG GGTTCTGCATACGGGCAGAGATGGCAGGGTGACTCAAATTATCAAACCAACCAG AGGGATCATTCCAGAAAGAGATTAGAGAGCCATCAACTTGTATCAAACGGTAGCAGCG GTTTATTTGGTCAACATAATGCAAAGAAGCCAAAAATGCTGAGACAATCACTTGAAAATTCGTTTGAGAATAATGCCCCTATTGGTGGATCTATTCCATCTCCAGTTGCTTCCCAGATGAGTAACATGTCCAACCCAAATAAACTGATGAGGATGCTTAGTGGAAGGGACAGGAGTAGGAAAGCTAAAACTTTGAAG ATGCCTGCTGGACAAGCAGGTTCAGGAAGTCCATGGTCACTATTTGAGGACCAG GCACTTGTTGTCCTCGTGCACGACATGGGTCCGAATTGGGAGCTTGTAAGTGATGCCATCAACAGTACCTTGCAATTCAAG TGTATATATCGCAAACCTAATGAATGCAAGGAACGCCATAAAATACTTATGGACAGAACTACTGGTGATGGCGCTGATAGTGCTGAAGATTCAGGATCTTCTCAACCATATCCTTCAACATTACCTGGCATTCCAAAG GGAAGTGCCAGACAGCTATTTCAGCGTTTGCAGGGACCAATGGAAGAGGATACACTCAAATCTCATTTTGAGAAGATCAtcttgattgggaagaaataTCTTTTACGGAAGACTCAG GGTGAAAACTATGACCTAAAACAACTTCAGCAACCACACGATTCTCAGATGCATGCGCTTTCCCAACTTTGTCCGAGTAATCTGAATGGAGGACCTATTCTTAC GCCTCTGGATCTGTGCGATGCACCTTCGTCTAGTCCAGATTTTCTTCCTGTTGGATTTGAAGGTCCACACTCAAGTGGATTATCTATCTCGAGTCAGGGTGGAGGATCAATGCTTCCTGCATCTGGTGCAAGTTCTGGAGTGCAAGCATCCTCCAATATGATTCCTGGAAGCAACTTTCCATCAGCATCATCAAGTCCACTAAATGCATCTGTCAG GGATGGTAGATATGCGGTTCCGAGATCTGTATCTTTTCCAGTTGATGAGCAGCAGAGATCCCAGCAATATAATCAAATATTATCAGGGGGAAATATGCTGTCCAATATATCTGCTCCTGGAGCCCTTGCAGGCAGTGACAGTGGTGGTGCTCGTACACATCCCAGTGGCAACAGCACGGGAACCTTGACTGGGTTTAATAGAAGTATGCCAATGGCAAGGCCTGGGTTTCAGGGAATTGCATCATCATCTATGCTGAATTCTGGGAGCATGCTTTCTTCTGGTACGGTAGCAATGCCAAGCACTGTGAATATGCATTCTGGAGTCAGCTCTACTCAGGCGAATTCAATGGTGAGACCGCGAGATGTTTTGCACATGATACGA CCCTCACAGAATCAGGAAGCTAAGAGGCAAATGATTGCTCCTGAGCTTCAGATAAAGGCCTCTCAAGGAAGCAGCCAAGGAGTCCCTCTTTTTGGTGGGTTAAGTTCCTCTTTCCCCAACCAGACTGCCTCCTCACCTGTTTCACCACACCCACTTCATCATCAGCAACCACATGTCATGTCTTCACAGCAGCCTCTTGTGCATAGCCCTCGGCATCCTCATCTTCAAGGGGCCGGTCATGCCACCAACCCACAGCATCAAGCTTATGCAATTCGCATAGCTAGAGAGAGGCACCTGAAGCAGCGGCTTTTACAACAGCAACAGCAACAACTCTCAAATACACCGCCCCATCTCCCTATACCATCCTCGTTGCAGAATAGTCCTCCGATCACGTCACAAACTTCTTCTCCACCAGTATCACGTTCTTCTTTGGCATCTCCTGCCTCAATGTCTCCAGTGCCACAGCATCAACTAAAACATCCATTTCCAGCTCATGGTCTTGGACGAGCTGCACAACCTGGGGGTAGTAGTTTAATAACTCAAATGGGCAAGCAAAGGCCACCTCAGACAGGGCAGCAGCAGCTTCAAAATGCTAACAGGCACCATCCTCCACAGCGCCAGCAGTCAGATTCTCAAAAACAAGCTAAAGTTTTAAAGGGAGTGGGGAGAGGGAAATCGATGATGCACCAGAACATTCAGATTGATCCTTCCTTATCGGATGGCCTTCCTACAGATCAAGTGAATCAATCTGCAGAGAAAGGTGAGCAAGCCACACAGTTAGTGCAAGGTCAGGGAGTGTATGCAGGGCCAGGATGCAGCCTGGTCCAGCCTGCAAAGCAAAAGGTGAGTCAGCAGCAGCATCCCCACTCTCAGAGCTACTCTGGCCAAGTGCCTCTATCCAAAAAGCAGCAAATTCACTCTAATTCTGACAATACCAATCAAGGTCTTGCCTCATCGAGTGTATCGGGTCCTAATTTGCCCCACCAATCTGCTCCAACCTCAGTTGTAGGTTCTTCCAATCACCGAGTGTTGATGCATCCACAGCAGCAGGTGCAACTGCGGCCAAAGTTGATGACTCAAAGTCAAGCAGCTCTTCAAGGGGTGCTGCAACGGAAACGTTCACTGAATTCTGAACCACCAAACAAGTTGCAAGCTGGTGAACCTGAAAGTGAACAGCGCAATATTTGCAACACTTCACAGATAGGTAAGACGCCCCTGCAGGACTCCAACAATGTAACTAATGCCACAGAGGTTTCTGTCCCGGGTGCTACTCAAATGAAGGCTGCAGTTCCATCATTAGATTCAATTGGGACGCCACCAACAAATTCTGCTGGCAATGAGACAGTCCCAGAAGTCAACCAAGGGGTAAGCCAAATGCAATCTTCTGGCTTGTCTTCTGTTGGGCGTGATGCTAGTGTTCAATGGAAGCAAAAGTCTTCCGAGTTACATCCTCCCTCGCCAGTGACCCAACCTCCGTCGCACCAGCAACAACAGCAATGGCCACCGTTGCAACATCCAGATCAGGCAGGGAATAGAAGTTTGTTAGCTAGACCCAGTGAATCTTAG